One Schistocerca cancellata isolate TAMUIC-IGC-003103 chromosome 1, iqSchCanc2.1, whole genome shotgun sequence genomic region harbors:
- the LOC126162767 gene encoding translation initiation factor IF-2-like: protein MDVTPSVPVADSSPALPVISVPAPVEAPLPAPTAVDRIEPPIVSEPAPAAVTLSVSEPVPEAAPSVVTENVSAVATVVVESEERLAAPAEPKPRRERPIERADNVPRFRSASISGVSSRKGRTPSPVVTCVPPYKSTSKQKKLQRASQRAAVDSRQVSAADRRRQRPAAHSQPEASVSSADFKRDETVRQLKVFLTQTDPVVTTDTAMNVPPSVSPAQVAGKRKSDDSHCRRIRPHSQDSGSDPPAGAGPATAAPSGAALAMDTEVVQPPVFSSAKCDWAADVEVDERTGSGT from the coding sequence ATGGACGTTACACCTTCCGTTCCTGTTGCTGATAGCTCCCCGGCGTTGCCTGTGATTTCTGTGCCCGCACCTGTGGAGGCCCCGTTGCCTGCTCCCACAGCTGTCGATAGAATTGAACCACCGATAGTGTCTGAACCCGCACCGGCAGCTGTAACGCTGTCCGTGTCGGAACCCGTTCCGGAGGCTGCTCCCTCTGTTGTGACTGAGAATGTGTCTGCTGTAGCCACCGTTGTTGTCGAAAGTGAGGAGCGTCTTGCCGCCCCCGCGGAACCTAAACCGCGTCGGGAAAGGCCGATTGAGAGAGCTGACAACGTCCCCCGTTTTCGAAGCGCTAGTATTTCGGGTGTTTCTTCTCGTAAGGGGCGAACGCCGTCCCCGGTGGTGACTTGCGTCCCACCCTACAAGTCCACCtcaaaacagaagaaattgcaacGGGCCTCGCAGCGCGCGGCTGTTGACTCGCGGCAGGTGTCGGCTGCCGATCGCCGTCGGCAGCGGCCTGCCGCTCACAGTCAGCCTGAggcgtccgtgagttccgcagatttTAAGAGGGACGAGACAGTTCGTCAGCTCAAAGTTTTCCTCACTCAAACGGACCCTGTCGTGACAACCGATACGGCGATGAACGTTCCTCCGAGCGTGTCGCCTGCACAAGTGGCAGGCAAACGCAAATCGGACGACTCACATTGCCGTCGCATCCGGCCGCACTCGCAGGATTCTGGATCTGATCCTCCCGCCGGCGCTGGACCTGCCACGGCGGCTCCGTCGGGTGCCGCTCTTGCTATGGACACGGAGGTGGTTCAGCCCCCCGTGTTTTCTAGTGCAAAGTGTGACTGGGCGGCGGACGTGGAGGTGGATGAAAGGACTGGCAGCGGTACGTAA